TGTCGGCCGCTGTGGCCCAGGCCGGCATCGCACGGACAAAAGACCTGGTCACCTGGGAGCGCCTGCCCGATCTGAAAACCAACTCCAAACAGCAGCGCAACGTGGTGCTGCATCCCGAATTTGTGGATGGCAAATATGCGTTTTACACTCGTCCACAGGACGGTTTCATCGACACCGGTTCCGGCAGCGGTATCGGGTGGGCACTGTGCGACGACATCGAAAACCCGGTGGTCGGCGAGGAGAAGATTATCAACCACCGCGCTTATCACACCATCAAAGAGGTAAAAAACGGTCAGGGTCCGGCCCCCATCAAATCAAAGGAAGGGTGGATCCATATGGCCCACGGCGTGCGGGGTACCGCGGCCGGCCTGCGTTACGTTCTCTATGTATTTGTCACCGACCTGCAGGACCCCTCCAAAGTGATCTATGAGCCGGGCGGCTATTTTCTGGCACCCAGCGGTGACGAGTATGTCGGCGATGTGCTGAATGTGACTTTCACCAACGGCTGGATCAAGGACGATGACGGGACGGTGTTCCTCTATTACGCGTCGTCCGATACCCGGATGCATGTGGCGACCACGCACGTGGACCTGCTCCTCGATTATGCCAAAAACACGCCACCCGACGCCATGCGCTCCCACGCATGCACCCTCCAGCGCATCGATTTTATTCGCAGGAATCTGGAATATACCGGCAAATAGCCGAATTGCGGCCTCCTTCGTCCTGCACGGAGGGAACCTCGGCAAACCGCCGCGGCCCGACGCATGGGGCGCGTTATTTCACGAGCAGCATCGCACGGCTTTTGTCCGCATATCCCGGCGCGCGCAGCCGGAAGATATACAAACCGCTGGGCAGGCCCGTGCCGTCGAAGGTAACAGAATAGGTGTCGGCTTCCTGATAGCCGTCGACGAGGCGGCGCACTTCCCGGCCGAGCGCGTCATAGACGTTCAGGATGACCTGACCCGCCTCCGGTAGCGCGTATTGGATGACTGTTGACGCGTTGAACGGATTGGGGTAGTTGCCATGGAGCTCCACGCGGCCGGGGTGCGCTTCATCGAGATGCTCCGGCCCTGCGCTGGTGGCGGTACGATAGACCAGTTCCGCCGGCTCCAGTCCGTCGGCTTCGACGGTGATGACGACCGTACCTCCCGCGCCGGGATCCGGCTCATAGGTGATCACCGCATAGCCGTCCGTGGTGACGACACGGGTGGCGCTCAGGGATCCGGCGCCATCCAGAGTAACATCCACCTGATAGCCGTTTTCTTCGCCGGGAACCAGGCGGCCTTCCGCGTCGCTGACATAGAGCAGGATGTCTGTCGCACCGTTGTCGCTGACGCCATCCGCTTTGCGGAAAAACAGGTTCAGCCTGGAGGCGTCGGTGCCGTTTTCGATGCGCCGGGTCTTGAAGGCGATATCAGGCTGTGGGTCGGGGAGCGAGGTGGTCAGCAGCGGGTGCGTGTTATCGACGGAAGCTCCAATGACGGTACGGACCACGTCGCCGGTCCGGGTGTCGTACCACGCGGTCTCAAACGAACCGTTCTGCAGACCGTTTTGCCGGGCCTGCATTCCGGAGATGTCGCTGCCGGTGGTCCATAGCCACCCGATCGCGACCGTATCGGCCGACAGGCCGAAGGCCTTGGTGCTTTCGCCGGACAGCCCGGAGTCGGTAAACGGGGTCAGCGCGTAGTTGATATCCCGGACATACCGCTCCAGGTTCCGGTAGATCTCCATCCGCTCATTGGTAAAAATGGCGTTCTGGGTATAGTCCCACCAGAAGGGGGTGGTTGCCATGCCCATGGCGGCTCCCGCCCAGAAGGCGTTGTGAAACTCCCGGGTGTATTCATCGCTGCCGGCTTCGGCGAACATGGTGTAATAGCCCGCCTCACCGAGCACTGCGGGCCGTTCGCCAACGTCGATCATCTGGCGGTAGGCGTTGGTGATGTTGTAGAGGCCGTCGCGCACGGCATCGCCATAAGGCCGCGAGTAACCGCCCTGGGCTTCGTAATAGTGGCGGTTGACGATGTCGGGCTGGATATCGCGCCGGTTATAGATGTCGATGCTGCCGTAGGAGGCGGTGGTGGGCCGATTGTAATGGTCATATTCGCGGAAGTACCGGTGCATCCGGTTTGTCCACTCCACGGCGGCCGGCTCGTTGTGCACAAAGCCGGTGGTACCGTGGATTTCGTTGATCAGCTCCCAGATGCCCATGGCGCGGCTGTGGCCCCAGCGGGCAATGATGTAGCGATAGAGCTTCTCCTGAATTTCCCAGGCCTCTTCGGAGGTGTAAAACTCTTCCGGGGTGAAGAGTTCGCTGAAGGGATTTTCATCCAGCCACCGCGAGTGCTCCACGTTCCAGGGAGTGCCTCTAATGCGGAGCCAGTCGTGCGGCCAGATGGCGAGCATGACGTACATGTCGCGCGCCTCGGACCACTCCAGCACCTCATCGATCCGCGCGGCTTTCCGCTCGTCGATATAGCCGAGGCCGGAGTCGTTCGACATCAGCAGGTACCGGCCTCCCTGGTTGCCACCCCCGTCGTAGGTGCTGTTCCAGTAGCCGAAGATGTTGCCGCCGTACTCACGAAAACGATCCAACCCTGTTTGGGAGACCGACCACGGGTAGTAGACCGCCAGGCCATAGAAACTCGTGCTGTCGTGGTGCATCAGAAAGGAGGGATTATCCGGGGAAATGGTGAGCATGCCGGGGTGCTCGGACGCGACAGCCGTGAACTGCCGTGTTTCGCTCTGGTCGCTGCCGCTCATATCGCTCACATGCAGCCGGTACTCCCAGTTGCCGGTCTCCATCGGGGAAAACCGGATCATCCAGGTGTTCCATTCCGGTGCCCCGTTATAAAACCCGAATACCTGGAAGGTGTCGCCGGATGGGGCGTAAAAGGTGGCGCGCAGGTCGATTTCGTCGGGGTCGTACGGATTTTCATAGACGGCATCCCGGATGGTTGCGCTGATGGTGATGGGCTCATAGCGCCGGATGTCACCCGCAGGAAAGCTCCCGCTGACAGAGACGCCCGGAGTAACCGCCGGATCGAACGCGGGGAAACGGATTTCCCGTTCACCGGGATGGATACCGCCGAGGGTGTCGACCGGATTGACCCGGTAATGATAAAAGGTGTTGATCTCCAGGTTCTCATCCAGATATTCGCCGGTTTCACTGGTGCCGACCAGGTTTGCTTCGGATGCCTCGAAATGGCGATCGGTGGAGCGGTGGATATGGTACCGCGATAGCGCGTCGGGGTTATCGGAGCCCCATTGCAGGCGGATGGCTCCAGCCCCGCTGTTTTGAGCCTCCAGACCGGTGATCCGGATGCCGGGCCCGGCGACCCGAAAATCGCGAAACTCCACGGTTCCGTCGTTGGGGGCGGTCGTGCCGCGATCCAGGTAAAACAGCATCTGGTCGAGCGTCTGGCTGAGGGCATGGTCACCGAGCCTCACCATGCGGGTGTGCCAAACACCGTCTCCGGGAATGTCAATAACATGGTCGTCGATACTGATACGCGAGTACCGGGCGCGGATGGTCATTTCGGTATCGATATCCGAACGGACGGTCAGGTACACTCGCGGGGTTTCCGAGGCATCGATCGGCCGGGGAGGGGTGAAGGTGAACCCGTCATTCGCACCACTTTGACCGGTGCGTGTGTATTCGATCACCAGCGCGCCGTCGCCGGTGGCAAGCTGATAGGTTTGCGGCGCGGATGTCTGCCACAGCGGATGAACCTCCCCGTTCCACACCGTGTCGGGCGAGGGCCTGTCGAACGTGTCGAAAAATCCGGAAAGAGGGCTGTCGGCCAGGGCGGGAACGGCCGTGGCAAGCAGCAGGCTCAGCCATGAGGCTGTGATTATCGATAACATACCGGCAGGCCGATAGATCGTTTCTGAAGATATGCGATTCATGAGGGATACGGATTTGGAGGAAAAGAGAGCTAAAAAAGTTTACCATCCCGACCCGGTAAAATCAAATGAATTTACCAATTAGATCCCGGAAAAGACTTACATGATGAACGGCAACGACATACAGCAGTACACCCGCTGCTTCAGGAGACACGACCTGAATGAAACGGCCTCCGCAAATAATTTATAAAATCATTTGAATTTATTATTCAAGTTTGCTTACTTGCAAAGGTAGGCGGGTGGATGTGTGAGAAGCGAAGGAAGACATAATGTATCCAAAGCAAACACGGGGGATTAAAAGAGGAAGCGCTTTTAGTTATCGCCCCGAAACGTTCTGCAGAATGCACAGAGGCAGGTAATTTTGTCCGGACCCGCAAGATGATGCTCATTAGATAGGCAGATCAGCCTCAATCAGTACCCGTTACAAAAAGAACCCTGCGCTCTGTCTGCGGATCGCCGGGTGCTTATTATCTCAAAAGATCTTTTCAAATCATATACACCGCATAGCATGAGAAATACCTTGATTTACATTTTGATTTTTTTTGCAGGATTGATGATATCCGGCTGCCAGACAGACACCGCCCAAAGAACCAGTGATATTGACAGAAAGATCGACTCTGTAATGGCCGGTATGACCATAGCCGAAAAGGCCGGACAGATGACCCAGGTCAACCTGAACCTGATCCTGGATGGTGATTACTATAATGTCGACGGCTCCATTGATCCCGAGCGGCTCCGACATGCTGTCAATGAATATCACGTTGGATCCATTCTGAACAACATCAACATCCCCTATGACGTAGAAACCTGGCATGAAATAATCACGGCTATCCAGGATGCCGCTATGGAAAACCCGAGTCAGATTCCCGTAATCTACGGTATTGATGCCATCCACGGAACCAACTATACCGCCGACGCGACGCTTTTTCCCCACAATATCGGCATGGCCGCATCCCGCAATCCGGAACTGATGTACGAATCGTCGGTGATCACTGCCCGGGAAACCCGCGCTTCGGGTATCCGTTGGAATTTTGATCCGGTACTGGACATCGGACGCAATCCGCTGTGGCCCCGGTTTGAGGAGACGTTTGGCGAGGATCCCCATATTGTGACCGAAATGAACCTGCGCACCATCGACGGGTACCAGGGCAGCGACCTCTCCAAACCTCCGGCCGTTGCCGCCACACTGAAGCATTTTCTGGGATACTCGAATCCGCGCACCGGCCGAGACCGGACCCCGGCCTGGATCCCGGAAATCGAATACCGCGAATACGAACTGCCGGCCTACCAGAAGGCGATCGATGCCGGCGCCGCTACCGTGATGATCAACTCGGGTGACGTCAACGGCGTGCCGGTCCATGGCGATCCCTATCTGCTGACCGAAGTGCTGCGCAACGAACTTGGTTTCGAAGGGGTGATTGTCTCCGACTGGGAGGATGTCAACCGGCTGCATGAGCGTCACAACGTGGCCCCGACGCTGAAAGAGGCGGTACGGCAAGCCGTAATGGCCGGAATCGACATCAGCATGACGCCCCAGGACTTCTATTTTGCCGACTACGTGATCGAACTCTATGACGAAGACCCGGAAGTGGCCGCCAGTGTGGATGCCTCTGTACGGCGTATTCTGCGCCTGAAATTCGAACTGGGCTTGTTTGACAACCCCTACCCGGAGCCGGAAGCGGCTGAAATGTTCGGCCTTGAGGAGTACGCGGAGGTGGCCCTGGACGCGGCCAGGCAGACCATGACGCTTCTGCAGAACAACGGAGGAGTCCTGCCGCTGGACGGCACGGAAACCATTCTGCTGGCCGGGCCCGGCGCCGACAACCTGCCGGCTCTGCACGGAAGCTGGTCGTTCTCGTGGCAGGGACAAGTCCCGGAGCTGTATCCGGAAACCACACGCACCGTACTCGAAGCGCTCACCGCACGTATCGGCAGTGACAATGTCACCAATATCTCGGATCCCGACTACTACGCCGATGCCAATTACGACACCGCACGGTTGCGGCAGGCTGCGGCCAGGGCCGATCACATCGTGCTGGTACTCGGTGAGTTTTCCTATGCCGAGTCACCGGGCTCCATACGCGATCTGGCCATCGATCCGAGGCAGTCGGCACTGGCACTGGCCGCCGCCGAAACCGGCACCCCTGTAACGGTGGTACTTGCGCAGGGCCGACCCCGGATTATCCGTGAGTTCGCCGACGAGGTAGACGCCATCCTGATGGCATACAGGCCCGCCAGCGAGGGCGCCAACGCCATCGTCGATGTTTTGTACGGTGACTGGAATCCGGGAGGGAAGCTTCCGTTTACCTACCCGCGCAATCCTCACGATTTGGTACTGTATGACCACAAATGGACCGAATTGAACTATGAGGATGACGCCGGACAGCCCGAAGTGGGGGGATACGACCCGCAATTCCCCTTCGGACACGGCCTCTCCTACACCACCTTTGGATACAGCGGATTTGAAATTGACCGGGATACGCTTCGGGGAGATGATTCCATCCGGGCATCGGTGATCGTGACCAATACCGGCGACCGTGCCGGTCATGAAGCCGTTGAACTCTATTCACGTCACATGTACCCCTCGATCGTTCCGCCATTGCGGCGGCTGCGCGCATTCCGGCAGATTCATCTCGAGCCGGGGGAAGAGAAACGGGTGGAGTTTGAGATTTCGACAGACGACCTCGCGTATGTCCGCTATGGTGAAGAAAGAGGAACCTACATCAGAGGTATAGAAGAAGGGGAAATTCGGTTCATGATCGGAGGCTTCGGATTTGAGTTTGAGCCGCCGGAAGATCCGGACGAAGCACATGTCTCACGTCCCTACAAACACTCGTTGCCCTTTTATTATATCCCGTGATTTTTTTTCCGCCCGCAGACAGACAACCATTTCTGTTTGCGGGCTCAATCTTATGAATAATCAATCCCGACTGCGATTTTCACAATTTTTTAAAAAAGAGCTTTTTTGTTTGACAATCATCAATCAAATTGATTAATTAGAATATATCTTTTTATATCACTATTGGAGAAAGTGGATAAGCAGGGGGTATATTAAAAATACCTGGCAAGGGTTTCTCAGTTGATAATACTCGTTAAATGATTAGGACGTGGTCCGATATTACGAGGAAAAGCGCTTACAGCATAATACTGCTGATGCTGTGTGTTTAATCAAATTTCAAAACTAATCACGTGCAATATGAACATGTATACAAAATTCTCCTCTTTTCTATTGGTAGCCTTATTGCTGGTCGGATTCAGCAATCTTATGGCACAAGGCACAGGTATCATCAGAGGTACGGTTGTAGATGCGACGAATGGCGAAGAAATGATAGGTGTGCATATCGTGCTTCAAGGTACATCCCGTGGATCGGCAACCAATCTGGATGGTGAGTTTGTGATTCGCAATGTTCCGGCCGGAACCCAGACACTGGTAGCTACATATATAGGATATGAGCCGGTACGTCAGGATGTCGAAGTTATTGGAGGTGAAACCAATATCGTAAACTTTGAAATGCAGTGGATGGGCCTGACCGGGGAAGGGGTGACTATCTCTGCCCAGGCGCAGGGACAGGTAAGTGCGATCAACGAACAGCTCCGCTCCAATACGATTACCAATATCGTATCCGCCGACAGAATACAGGAGCTGCCGGATGTCAATGCAGCGGAATCAATTGGCCGTCTGCCCGGCGTTTCAATTCAGAGATCCGGCGGTGAAGCCAACCGGGTTGCCGTTCGCGGTCTGTCTCCCAAATTCAGCA
The Balneolales bacterium ANBcel1 DNA segment above includes these coding regions:
- a CDS encoding glycoside hydrolase family 3 N-terminal domain-containing protein, whose product is MRNTLIYILIFFAGLMISGCQTDTAQRTSDIDRKIDSVMAGMTIAEKAGQMTQVNLNLILDGDYYNVDGSIDPERLRHAVNEYHVGSILNNINIPYDVETWHEIITAIQDAAMENPSQIPVIYGIDAIHGTNYTADATLFPHNIGMAASRNPELMYESSVITARETRASGIRWNFDPVLDIGRNPLWPRFEETFGEDPHIVTEMNLRTIDGYQGSDLSKPPAVAATLKHFLGYSNPRTGRDRTPAWIPEIEYREYELPAYQKAIDAGAATVMINSGDVNGVPVHGDPYLLTEVLRNELGFEGVIVSDWEDVNRLHERHNVAPTLKEAVRQAVMAGIDISMTPQDFYFADYVIELYDEDPEVAASVDASVRRILRLKFELGLFDNPYPEPEAAEMFGLEEYAEVALDAARQTMTLLQNNGGVLPLDGTETILLAGPGADNLPALHGSWSFSWQGQVPELYPETTRTVLEALTARIGSDNVTNISDPDYYADANYDTARLRQAAARADHIVLVLGEFSYAESPGSIRDLAIDPRQSALALAAAETGTPVTVVLAQGRPRIIREFADEVDAILMAYRPASEGANAIVDVLYGDWNPGGKLPFTYPRNPHDLVLYDHKWTELNYEDDAGQPEVGGYDPQFPFGHGLSYTTFGYSGFEIDRDTLRGDDSIRASVIVTNTGDRAGHEAVELYSRHMYPSIVPPLRRLRAFRQIHLEPGEEKRVEFEISTDDLAYVRYGEERGTYIRGIEEGEIRFMIGGFGFEFEPPEDPDEAHVSRPYKHSLPFYYIP
- a CDS encoding DUF5060 domain-containing protein, producing the protein MLSIITASWLSLLLATAVPALADSPLSGFFDTFDRPSPDTVWNGEVHPLWQTSAPQTYQLATGDGALVIEYTRTGQSGANDGFTFTPPRPIDASETPRVYLTVRSDIDTEMTIRARYSRISIDDHVIDIPGDGVWHTRMVRLGDHALSQTLDQMLFYLDRGTTAPNDGTVEFRDFRVAGPGIRITGLEAQNSGAGAIRLQWGSDNPDALSRYHIHRSTDRHFEASEANLVGTSETGEYLDENLEINTFYHYRVNPVDTLGGIHPGEREIRFPAFDPAVTPGVSVSGSFPAGDIRRYEPITISATIRDAVYENPYDPDEIDLRATFYAPSGDTFQVFGFYNGAPEWNTWMIRFSPMETGNWEYRLHVSDMSGSDQSETRQFTAVASEHPGMLTISPDNPSFLMHHDSTSFYGLAVYYPWSVSQTGLDRFREYGGNIFGYWNSTYDGGGNQGGRYLLMSNDSGLGYIDERKAARIDEVLEWSEARDMYVMLAIWPHDWLRIRGTPWNVEHSRWLDENPFSELFTPEEFYTSEEAWEIQEKLYRYIIARWGHSRAMGIWELINEIHGTTGFVHNEPAAVEWTNRMHRYFREYDHYNRPTTASYGSIDIYNRRDIQPDIVNRHYYEAQGGYSRPYGDAVRDGLYNITNAYRQMIDVGERPAVLGEAGYYTMFAEAGSDEYTREFHNAFWAGAAMGMATTPFWWDYTQNAIFTNERMEIYRNLERYVRDINYALTPFTDSGLSGESTKAFGLSADTVAIGWLWTTGSDISGMQARQNGLQNGSFETAWYDTRTGDVVRTVIGASVDNTHPLLTTSLPDPQPDIAFKTRRIENGTDASRLNLFFRKADGVSDNGATDILLYVSDAEGRLVPGEENGYQVDVTLDGAGSLSATRVVTTDGYAVITYEPDPGAGGTVVITVEADGLEPAELVYRTATSAGPEHLDEAHPGRVELHGNYPNPFNASTVIQYALPEAGQVILNVYDALGREVRRLVDGYQEADTYSVTFDGTGLPSGLYIFRLRAPGYADKSRAMLLVK
- a CDS encoding glycosidase; its protein translation is MSLSFGSKNSFREKLAELERRHDQLITRKNEPEDSYNGIYRRYRHPVLTADHTPLFWRYDLNPESNPNLMERMGINAVCNAGAIKWNGKYLMAGRVEGNDRKSIFGMAESPNGIDNFRFWDYPLVIPETDNPDTNTYDMRLVHHEDGWIYGLFCTERKDPDAPMHDMSAAVAQAGIARTKDLVTWERLPDLKTNSKQQRNVVLHPEFVDGKYAFYTRPQDGFIDTGSGSGIGWALCDDIENPVVGEEKIINHRAYHTIKEVKNGQGPAPIKSKEGWIHMAHGVRGTAAGLRYVLYVFVTDLQDPSKVIYEPGGYFLAPSGDEYVGDVLNVTFTNGWIKDDDGTVFLYYASSDTRMHVATTHVDLLLDYAKNTPPDAMRSHACTLQRIDFIRRNLEYTGK